The genomic window ttttcttcatgagtccttgTGCTTGTTTTACATCATTGTAGTCATTGGAGAAGCTAAGTCCTTCCCAGTGGATTATCAGGACAAAATTGCATCGACTTTGTCCAGGGCTCTCTTGGTTCcattcatttcactttgtttcAGCTTATTCTCATCTCCtcttcttcatcagtaaaacaaaacacacaaaccctcaccatccatcttagaatcaatatcatggaTTGTTTGTGTggcagaagaggagaaagggcaaggcaatgggggttaagtcactggcccagggttatatagctaggaaatgtctgaagagagatttgaagtcaggacctcTCACCTCTAGGTTTGGCATTCAATCCACTAAAGCACTGAGCTACTTCTGCTCCTTCATCATTtttgtagcacaataatattccattataattatatgctacaacttgttcagctaatCCCCAACAAATGGaggtcccttcaatttccaatgctttgccaccataaaaagagttaatagaaatatttttgtacaaatagtccctttccctttctcttccatctcattgggatacagacctagtagtggtactgtTTAAAGTCATGGTGCATCGATCTAACAGTACTTtggggtcaaagagtatgtacaattttatagccccttgggcatagttccagagtttttctccacaatggttggatgagtttacaagtccaccagcagtgcattagtgtacctatttttccctCATCCACTGATGCATTTGtgataggtgtgagttggtacctcaaGGTTGTTCTTAatattatgaattttagatttacttcaccctgattagtctttagaattctagcaactaggaatgtatacacccccacttaaggaaaACTGTAGGAGAGGATGGCCTAAGACCAGCACAtgatagcaagtgacaaatcagaaacaactgactgatcccctcggctgtcctaagtcaagcttaagctaccattggtacatgtgagatgcaggaagtgatgacAATAACTGTTTATGTATTTcttatcacttcctgtgagatttCTCTTCGTGGCATTGGGAGCTCTTGGCTGGGTTTTGCATTTGCAGCTTGGAGGTGAGGTTACAGGGAGAAGCTTTGTAGaatggtttaggtgaggcgtcttccctgagtgaccttggttaaaccaaggctgattcctcttttccttgaccttctgaaaGCATTCtcctctgaggaggcccctcatcttggaggagtcctcacagctggaagccgagctagaattaatcttctgagaaggccccttggctaagGCCTTTGaatttcccttggcttaggctaggccagagaaaatctcataccctttccttctctctcttctacttaatttcttccttctattgtgattaaaccaccataaaatccataactgacttgagtattttattggaattgaatttaaatccctggtgaccattaatATAACATactcagtcaacaaccctaaattttactgGTAACAGTCTGCCTTTCTGTCATCAATAGGGATATGGgacattcttttatttcttgtacAGAAGACGGCCTGCTCATCTCCTTTAgctcttatttatttatgtatagcAATTTGCCTTCATtcccctatatatttgagattaagccatttattagagaaacttgcagAGAAACTCTGATCCCCtccattccaattttttttaccttgtaattttggctgcattggttttgtttttgcaaaaccttcttaattacatgtaatcaaaatttttacattttacctCTTTTGATTTTCTCCTCTCAACTCTAAGGCAAGTTCCTAAGGGACAGGTGCAAACTTGAGGGTTTCAAAAATAGATTTGATACCCTGAAGGGTAGATAAATGCTTGAAGGCTCAACACAGGTGACTCAATCACTTTAGTAAAGTTTTAATGTCTAAGTCTATACTCCATGTTCCCCTGGGAGTGTAAACCTCCCAAACTGGGTTAAGTTAAGAAAGGAACATTTATGTtggttattctttttttgttttgttttctaatcacTCAGTGGCTGACGGTGGGGGAAATAGAGAACAGAAggctttaaaatgtaaaaactactGCTAGAAACTTGATTATTCATGTCTACTTCCCACTTACCCTGGGATTGCATTCTAACCCTTCTGTACACTAAGGGAAGGACAAGGAGGATTTCCCTTATGCTCTCTAGAGGATTCACACCTATTGGAAAAAACTAGAAGCCAGTTCAACCTAGTGGTAACAAGAAGTTCCTCCCCATTCTGGCATCCCACACACATCAGTCACATGGCCATTCCATGCACTGTACTGAGACAACACACCGTCCATTCCTCTATATGTTAAAAAGTTCTTCTTTAACTCTGGTTCAATAATGAAGAGGTATCTGAAACATCCTGAAAAAGAACTTAAGACACTGCCTGGGCCAGAGCCTACTCTGcaccttcccccatccccatggAGGCTCATttattcttgggttcaaattcttcgcTGCTTCCCCTTTTAACTTTTCTCTACCCCTGGCCAGCTCTTTCAGGGTCCAGGATGTGACCAAGGAACCAAGCCACCTTGAGCCATCACTGGAGAGGGGTCTCAAGGACAGGGTGTTCTCCTATTCCCCCTTCTTGCCTTCCTAGCTAGAGGTGCCCAAGCAGAGACTTCTATGGAAGTAATCTGAGAGATAGAGGGGAAGAGAACCACAAATCCAGGCTGGGCATTCCTTTCAAGAAGGTGAACCAAGCTTTTATCTTCCTAGTGAGGTGTTTgggggagatttcaacatgctcctCTCCAAATAGAATCACATGGGGggattgtgaaaagggaattaacattctctttgtttttttttaatttaaccaaTCAGGAAATAGGAATTCCTCTCCTTTTTAACTTAGGTAGGAAATTGAAGATTCTTTGTCACTGATTGGAAGGAAGTTCATACCTTCAGAGAAAGGTTCACACCCTCAGAGTCAGGAGGTTCACACCATCAGAGACGGGAGGTTCACACTCTCAGAAACATTAAGTTCACAGCCTCAGAAACAGGAAGTTACTCCCAATCATGTTtcccccctgggcagtgccagacaaattaagaaactatgattggttcctaagGTGTGAAATGGGAGAGCCATTGGGtggagaaaaatgtatataaagtgaGACCCAGTGTGCAGTGGGGATTTGCATTCTGATTCACACTAGCTCTCTGGAGCCACTGATACTCAGACTCCAGCATGCTGACTGAAGGAGCTCTCTGTTGAGTTAGTGAGGCTCTGGCTGAAGGGACTCTCAGACTAGGATTCAGATTCATGTGTTGGTACCTCAGGCTGAAAAGGGACACTTACTCTGGGAACTTCTGGCTGGAGATtgggacctgagggagcctttgcTGGTGGTGAGCTGGATTCCATCAGAAGGGCAATGAGGGAATTTCAGTAGTcaattttctacctccttcctacatttccctcattttctatctattttaatgaaactaaattgttaaagctactaacagactcataatttaattttaattataacaattgGCGACCACACACTTTTAAATTATTACCCTAGTAAGTCACAGCGAGGAAGGAAGCTTAGTTCTCAGGGCTGCTCCAATTGAGCAGAAGCAGGATTGAATAACTACAAAATCCAGCCGCCCCACCCATAAAcagcagaaaagggagaagaattaCCAGGCCCAAAAGGCTCTACGTGCCAGCTAGAAGAGGAAGACGCATAAATGGTGAACGGGCAAGATGGGGCTACGGCCACCCCGGCCCAGGTTTCGGGGCCCCCTGGCCTGGTATCCTTCGGTTTCAGCCGCACGGCCCCCCGAAAGCGGCTGGCAGAGGGTCGTGAGGGGCCTCCGGGGCAGCgcggggaggaggaggaagaggagaaggactTCTTGCGGGCAGTGGAGGGGCGCGAGCTGCACAGTGTGCGGCCGCCCGCGGAGGCCCCGCGGGAGCTGGTGATCCCCTTGCTGCCGAGGGGTCGCGGGCGCGGAGCAGCCCCCGAGGACGCCGTCCTGTGCCAGGCTGTGCAGGAGCTGATCGAGGAGTCCCAACGGGCCCTACAACAGCCGTCGGACGGAGCCGAGGCCGCCGACCCCTCGCTGGCCATCCCGCTGCTGGCCCGGGCTGGGGCTGAGACCGAGGCCGCGGCCGCTCCGTCTGTGGGGGCCGACTACGAGGCGGTGCCCGTGGAGGCCTACGGGCTGGCCATGCTGCGGGGCATGGGGTGGAAGCCGGGTGAGGGCATCGGGCGCACCTTCAAACAGGTGGTGAAGCCGCGGGAGAACCCCCTGCGGCCCAAGGGGCTCGGCCTCGGGGCCAGCCTGGCCCCCTCCCCGGCGCCCGCCCCGCCTGGGAACAAGAGGGCCTCGGAGGAGCCCGAGGGCCTGGCCCCAGGGAGGGCCGTGCTGGTCCTGGCCGGCCCCCACCGGGGCCTCTATGGGAAGGTGGAGGGGCTGGACCCGGACAACGCCAGGGCTGTGGTGAGGCTGGCTGCCTCTGGCCAGGCGGCCACGCTGAGCGAGTATGTGCTCAGGCCGGTCAGCTGTCAGGAGTATGAGAAGCAAGCGAAAGGCCCCGGCAGGCCACCCGGGGACCCCCAGGCTGGAGGGGCTGGCCAAGGGGCCAAGAAGAAGGGACAGAAGAGGAAGCAGCCCCCAACCACCCCTCACTGGCTGCGCAGGGACCTCCGAGTGCGCTTCGTCGACAAACGGCATCACAAGGGCCGCTACTACAACACCAAGATGATCATCGAGGATGTCCTGAGCCCAGACACTTGTGTGTGCCGAACTGATGAAGGCCGCCTCCTGGAAGGCCTCCGGGAGGACATGTTGGAGACCCTCATCCCCAAGGAGGAGAAGGCCACCGTCATGGTGGTGTTGGGGCCCCAGAGGGGCCAGGTGGGCCGCATTCTGGCCCGGGACAAGGAGAGGAGCCAAGCTCTGGTGCAGCTGCTGCAGGAGGGGGAGGGCACTGTCCTTCGCTTAGACTTTGATGCTGTTTGCCAGTATGTTGGGCCTGTGGCTGAGGACTGAAGGGCCCCCTTCCAGTCAACACTCCCTTTGCACCTTTCTTGAGTGACTGAGGAATGAGACAGAGCCCAGGACTGGTCAGAGGAGACTTCTgtgcctctgtgtctctctgggcCTTCAGGCCACCTGCGCAGAGTCCCCtagtcctttttttccctctcttatagtatggcaacttcctgtagttcTGACTGCCAATGGGTAAATGTAATATGACTGCATTTAGTCCTATAGTcttgtgggacagaaattactttaattggaccctaatacaagggtctGTTATCCGTATTGAATTCATTCAATTGGGACCtgttttgaatttcttctttagtCAGAAATTTTTATATGCATAgattttcaataattttattctgattttcaatttttctttcttcaaaattttaatttttcttctttttgtttttctttttatgttttcatttttttggataactgactcatacaccccaccatgtatcctgagttgatccaggtgttggttaacaccctcctcagggggcaattgtatatattttaataaaatcctcaatttaaatttttttgcttGAGAACCATTttaggaaaagaagcttgctaactcctagattctagaaaatgatctgtttggaGAAAGctgcctgcagaaacctacactgcatcaagaagatccagaacgaACTTTGGGGGGCAATTGATTGAACTGatgggggttgaacacatttattttgattgtaaactttcatgccaaaggggactgccccaattggctttttgtcaatatgcctagcaaacactggttttgctttctatctcttctatttccctcataTGTCTAAATTACTGTAGTTTCCTTTCAGAGGTACAATATTGTATAAACCTATAATTAAAAGATTTTTAGAGGCTTAAGtcaattatgttaaatgatcaattggggagattgGTGTCCCAAATGACCACACTCTCTTCTGTCATGAGCAGGCTGGGTTGTTTAGGTAGCTTTTTACTTTACTTATTATTAATAAGACTTTTAAAACATAGTGCTTTATTCATAGTATTGTTTAGTAAATCCCACATTATGGCTTACCCTGAAGAGATagaattctcaaaatattttaagatagaaTAGATAAAAGGGATAAGCTCTTTTTCATACCCATCTGCCTGCACTCCTGTGACTGCTAGTAGTCCTGCCCATCTTGGAGCCTCCACTTGCTGTGAACAGACCTGCCATAAGAACCTGCCAATAtgatccttttttttcccacagagGGTAAGATTCCCCAATCCTTTTAtcccttttctagtttttaagtCAGATTTCTTAAGCTGACCCTGCATTCCTGGCAGAGGGAAAAACTTGCAACTCAAGATTTTTCATAGGAAGGAGACCCccctgctattattttttctttccaccCTACAACCCAACATAACAGGGAGGGCAATTAGAGCAAATCagtagatttgaagtcagagatttCGGGGATAAACgtgatcaatattttttttctttttcctctggaGCAGtccttcatatgcaaatatgctattctTGTCCCTTGCAGTTTTGCCTTTACTGAATAGAGCACTGAAGAATACCTCTTAAAAGCCCCTTAGCAAAAATCCCTAAAAAAATGTCTCTTTACCTTCCAGTTAGGCTCtccttttgtttaacttttatttacGGAGTAAACTTGTTACAAAGCATGGCtcactctttgaaagagcagtgcatcACCTATCTCAAGCAGCTCAAGGTTTTGGAGTGTCTTTTCCTACTACTGTTCCTGGGTACACTGGCCCTTGAGCTTATCTTGAATAATTCAGGGATTCATCTTCTTACACACCTTTGGCATATGGGCCTGCCCAAGTTCTACAATacatccaatttgagattcctccaTACTATGTTTCGtgcagaattctccctcactataaGAAACTTCCAAGCTCCGACAAAAGAAATGCTGATAGATGACAAATACTGTAGAAGGGGAAGAACCTTAATGAGatttggaggtgaattttaaacattttcagattccattgttttattgcttgctatcattttcactttattcccCTCCCTAATAATGAATAAGTTTATTGGGATTGGTTAAAAGGATTctgactgcactgcctgcctgTACCTTCTCATTTGCTTATATTGTTGTATTTTCTGATTGTTTTAAAGTTAGATCTTTTAAAGTTCATATATTATTAACCTaatcaatactattttgttacctgattctttattttgtacctttgctgaagaacaaaataccATAGTAAAAGCCCAAGAACATCTTGaccaaacccttgtcactagatccattcaagatcacatgttgccttaaaatccctttctgcttttttgcctttgttagttgtcacatagataatgatgGATGAACTTCATCTAAACTGGTTACAATGGTATACAAGCttaagaaaatttaatgagctaagaatttaaattgtaattctaaggggtctatagaaatgatttttagataactagtggtttctgaatggatggtttaaatacacacacacacacatacacacacacacacatatatatatatatgaaatatatatatatttatatatatttctttccatCCTACACCCAACATAACAGGGAGGGCAATTagacctatatctatatctatatctatatctatatctatctatctatgaagaacattgtattaaaggtagagaaccaaaTAGAAGTTCCTGCCAGAGGAAAAAAAGtgtttataaaaagaagaaaggcaaaacaagTTTCTGCATAACTGTTAGGTTTAATTTATTtctaccagaacaatctagatttcttggtgattttCTACACCACCAAATAAGTTTTCCTCATCAATatagaggttgtttttttttctagactcttatgccaaattttgaaataatggcagtaatagactttattaaaaatatctttgccaagattgAAAAAATtactacatctgtaaaaattgtaaaaaatatccatcagttcattggttttttaaatgtcacacagcaactgaTATGAAATGTGATAATGGGTTTGtttcctattgtaattaactgggctattgtgaattttagggactttggtacttctttgaatgtgcattatctactgtactactgttttataaagaaagctgttattttgtgaaaaatcatttgcacattggtacagatgagatgcaggaaagtgttGTAAAACCATCTATCTAAGGCATGTCTCTTCCTctgctctccctctttccctggagaggcgactctgccTGGTAGTGTTctaagcgttccaacatcttggcgtggtggcagctatctGTTTGGGTTTGcaggtgagttttcccttgagctgattcaggttcaggcatcttggctgagccctttttggagttcaagctgattccttcctccttcctctccaaacCCTTACGTTCCTATAGCCTCTAGTCTTCTTCCTGGCACTAGCCAGGAAGAAGAAaccctacaccctttccttcttccttcttgagttctttctactatatcaattaaatcaccataaatttccagctgacttggttatatatatatttttttatatttgggatatccatggcgaccaaataattaacatagtttaggtcacaatgctaaaattatcctttacagttttggctgaccatgtTGGTTGTGACGAAATACCATCACTCtccttaactttcctaaatcttttatcTACTGTGACAATCCCTaaattcagcttttaatagcttttattttgatcagctgtagaggtaggtaaatttggatttttttccctctctccttaagttagatagaatacagctgtttttccttttttttttaaatccaaagtgGCAGGACTGGGAAAGGTGTTTAGCTAcaaatcccctttccctcagaGAACAACTGCCCAAATTACTCTTAATTAGCAGTGAAGGGGATCTAAAGAGAGTTTTTGGCCTTGCCCTGCTCCACACATGTTTTGTGAGGCCTGCTAGGAAAATAATtactattaatttatatatatatatatatatatatatatatatgtatatatatatatatatatatataatctgaagataaaacacaggaaaacaaaaaaacatgcaATATAAAtgcaggaaaatatttaaaaatttgaggCTAAAATGTAGGAGAACATGCAAGTTCAATTGGATaaactaaaatgtttcttacaggatcaattggcaaacatccaccacaccagaaacaggtctggacatgacagacctgtttctgaacctctaaatgaggaaatttacttccccaaaatagagatggaaaacaccttccctataggtCAGCTAACAAACtagttctctcatggtctgcaaatcttggctgaacttaatcctcaAGACCTTTCCCCTgtaatcccagtttctcatgttccttctccttcaCAAAACctaattccagcccaaaggaaatcttgtccttctaAAAAACTTttcttagtcaaactgacccacaggtacaaaattcaactagaggcctgtttcctctaggagaagtacctgaaataggacggaatggggatgtggtgactttaaggcacaatataccatttactccccaggaaataaatgaatttacacgaaatatccccacatatgaacaacaTCCCTTtgtagtaacaaaaaagatgacagacttattttttcagtataatctgtcttacaagggcattgaaaacttgctacaggctttttaaactgaaagtgagaaaaataaaataattgctcatgtcaacaaaacccgggggcgtaatgcagcacattggccatctcaggatcccaaatgggattataaAGACTCTGAGGATCTTTTAAAACTGtactgttgtagagaggccatcctaacAGAAATGAGAGGGTACAGACAGTACAGATAGGTGGACAGAATACAAAAAgtttaagcaaaatgaggaagagatacCTTCCAGATTCATGggcagaataattgagtttgggggtagacacctggattttgacctatctaaagaaaattgcataagacaagttagaaggatctttgtcaataactcttgtaaagtgattagggattgttttagaacacattgcccaagatggtcagagatggaccttgaaaaATTACGGAAAAGacctctatatgtttcaaagggaaacaaagaaaaggaggaacaaaataatgatgtcatagaagaaataaagaaagaatttagatGTTCAAAAGTTAAAatggctaaaatggaaagtgggcatgataatcaaccaatgacacttgcccctttccaggaatctaattatcgattcattacctgccaattctgtgagaagggccacaaaatgatagagtgtagaactttactcaagattatcagaaggaatacgtagtttaataacaactacagaagtgataattatagaaataactataattatgaCAATAGAATCCaaaactttaggaatgataactataggaatagatattgggaaaatgataactcaaaccaaatgactccaaaacaatataacttaagtggtgctgctccaaaaaatactcgaggtgctaatggccctcaggggggtgcccttcagggggtgcccaaggaacttcccaaatacaatgaaggtggCTGGGGGGGCtgaggcacaggaatcagaggatgcaacctttgattttccagacacTGATGCCCTACTAACCATTCTCCCTATCCACTGCCCACCCATACTAATGAAGCCCATGTTACCTTAAATGTGGGTAATACCTTTTATGGTTGTCTTTTAGACCCTGGAGCTTCCATGTctttattaaagagaacacctgattaaattgttattctgttggctcagagaatgcaATGGGAGTGTCAGAAATACCCCAAAGtgttaaaaaactttcccctagaatggtgtctgtaggaccctaGAGGAGgtacaacattctttccttttgatgactaattcccctttaaatttgcttgggagagaccttctatgaaAACTCAGATCCACAATAAcatgctccccagatggttccttatcattggaagtacctgaggaatctttaaacttactccctgtaattctctcagagagtcaggaggggaaagagcatcccacctttgtaatacctgaagatataccggagtctctttgggccacatcttctgatgtaggcttaattaagtcagctgttcctgtgcagataaaaactaaatctagcccacctccttcgattcctcagtatcccctctcaaaagaggaaatagagggtattaccccagtaataaactcattaattgaccagggaataataatcccttgtaaatctgaattgtgaatcttaaaaattcccagaccctacttcataagatttggttaagaccatttcacattttaaacaatgaagggacttgatcagtgatgtgagaactctactccacccatacttaagcatactttaggggaagataaagttgtaaactctttactgaacaatgaaaagtacttaacccatacttatagtgaggctaagcacttaagctaagtctatttttagatctaatacaaaggggtgcagagtacctatgaaggtcaaattaatcactaaaaggtcaagcaatttgcaaacttgcaaggggaaaAGAGGTATgaacttactcaaaagtttagtctactcaggtggtcttcctcctggcactagccaggcaggagaattcctacacactttccttcttccttctacttaatttctttccactatgtcaattaaatcaccataaatttccagctgacttggttatatatatatatatatatatatatatatatatatatatatatatatatatatatatatatatatatatatatttgggatatccatggcgaccaaataattaactttttaggtcacaatgctaaaattatcctttacactattgagcacaaggtcaaagagaccaaatccCAGTAGGACTGATGAGATTTTGAGCCAAgagaagaggacttgaacttgtttaaAGTTTGAGATTGagact from Monodelphis domestica isolate mMonDom1 chromosome 4, mMonDom1.pri, whole genome shotgun sequence includes these protein-coding regions:
- the LOC100619649 gene encoding G-patch domain and KOW motifs-containing protein-like — its product is MVNGQDGATATPAQVSGPPGLVSFGFSRTAPRKRLAEGREGPPGQRGEEEEEEKDFLRAVEGRELHSVRPPAEAPRELVIPLLPRGRGRGAAPEDAVLCQAVQELIEESQRALQQPSDGAEAADPSLAIPLLARAGAETEAAAAPSVGADYEAVPVEAYGLAMLRGMGWKPGEGIGRTFKQVVKPRENPLRPKGLGLGASLAPSPAPAPPGNKRASEEPEGLAPGRAVLVLAGPHRGLYGKVEGLDPDNARAVVRLAASGQAATLSEYVLRPVSCQEYEKQAKGPGRPPGDPQAGGAGQGAKKKGQKRKQPPTTPHWLRRDLRVRFVDKRHHKGRYYNTKMIIEDVLSPDTCVCRTDEGRLLEGLREDMLETLIPKEEKATVMVVLGPQRGQVGRILARDKERSQALVQLLQEGEGTVLRLDFDAVCQYVGPVAED